The Paramormyrops kingsleyae isolate MSU_618 chromosome 12, PKINGS_0.4, whole genome shotgun sequence region ATACAGAATTGGGTGCCATTAAAAAAAGACCTAACAGAAAAGTGTTCTCTTTGAAACATGAACCCTTGAGTGGCCATATGAAAAACATAAGGTAATATTGTGGAAAGACATCATACAATGCATATATGTAACAAGATAAATTTGTTTGAAACAATGTATACATTTAATAAGTGTAACGTGTCAATGAGTTGAGCTTCCTTGCAATCAAATGACCCGAGAAATTGAAACATTGCAGAGATTATGCAATTGTGTTTATTTCCAAGGATTTATTGTGTTGCTCAGCCAATGTCTTCCTCACTCACTCTTGCTCATTCACATCTCTTTATGAAAACACCTGCATGTGTGCTGCCCATTAAAATACCCTCTACGAAGCCATTAACCAGTTTGGTTGGTTAGTTGGTTGTCATACCCTTGAAACATTCACTCGGGCAACAGGCTGCTGTGCATCTTGCCACTATCAAGCTTCCGTCAGTAACAGGGAAATCCTAACTGTGGATAACAAGGATGATTGGCAAAACATTGAAACGTTAACCcatcagaattaaaaaaaaaaaaaaaaaagctttttggTTCCTTTTTGGTCTCTTGTTAAGTTGCGATACCTAGTGCCAGATTTAAAGCTTCAACAGCTCGGTATAGTTTTTACAAGATAATTTGCCTACTAATTTCGGCCGATTTTCTTCCCGATCAGCCATCTAGCCACCCTTAAAGACAGAAAAAGGAATTCTGGCTAATGTTGAGCGAAAACGTCGCGAACACCAAATACATGAATTTTACGCTACAAGAGACAACTTGCATACAATAATCCTTGATTTCAACATTATTCTCCGCAAAGTTATTGTGGCTGCTGTATTTCTATATGGCTTAACCCGCGATATCGGAGGAAGCCCCTGATCATCCAGCCATCTTTGGGTAATAAATCCATTCGAATCTGACTGATGCAACAAGTGACGGACACGAGCGACCCGCTGAGAACTCGCTACATGACTCATGACCTGCCTGGAATGTCTCCGGCCGGCTCGACCGGCCGACACCCCTGTGGTGTTCATTTatgataaaaacaaaattaaaacgGGGAATTAAAAAATTTCTGTGGAGTCTAAAGAAACTTCTCAGGTCagcaaaaaaaacccaaatgtCTTCCATTGTCTTCGTGTCACTGCTCCACATCTCTGCTGAAGCCAAGTCAGTGGTTCAGATGGCAGTAAATGGTCTCAAGGCAGCGACAGCAGTGAGCGGATCCTGCGTTGAGGTCTCATTAGCTATGCCTGTATTGCCACTTGGTCGAGAGCAAAGTTACGTCCGTGCAGAGATTACATAAGAATTACTAATATAgctttataataaaatgtatgtatatattcaaTATTTCTCTGTGAAATACCAGCTatctcaaaaaaaaataaaaaataaaaaattgctgCATCCAGTCACTGGTTGAGTATCCATTAACCATTGGTCACTGATCTTCAGGTCTCCGCCTTCATATGCAAAATCAAGGTGGTTCTAAAAAAGTTTCAGCAAATGAACTTGTAAATGTCTATGAACCACAGGACttttaaaacatgaaaacagCAGGGTAGCCCACTGGCCATGATTCCACCTTTTACCTGTTGAAAAGGTTCCATTGCATATGCTGCAAGGCGAAGCTGATTTTCCTCAATTCCAGAGTAAATCCATTTTCTTGCAACTGTTGAAAAAGCTGTCTTTGACTTATACTGAAATCTCATAGGTGGTCCCGCCAACGCCAGTAACCTTCTTCACTCCTCCCCCCTGTTTGTGGGTGGGGCTAAGTGGAGGAGAagcactgtgattggctggtccTGGTCTGCCGGAGGAGCTGATTGAATGAgaaggaggtggtggtggtgggagaTGAGGGTGAGCAGATCTGGGGTGTCCATTTGACCGACTAAAAGACTTCATCTGAATCTCGTCCCTGGAAGAGGAGGAGACATGGAGGAATGAAAAAGGTGGGTGAGGGAATGAAGACAGAAAGAGAAGGACATGGGACATTAGTGCAACAAGCAAACGGGAGTAATTATATATAGTAATGGCAGTACACAGAATACGGAGCACATACTGCAAGAAGTACCAATATGTAGCAGTATCTCGAACATTTACTACAAAGTAATTCTGTTCAGAAAATCACAAATAAGGGctgaaaaaaataatctcaTCTGTGTGCCTAATGAAGATGAGGGTAGAGGTCAATGAATTCAATTCATACTTTGAAATTAATAGACAGGAAATAACCAACAAGCCTAAAATAACGAGAGCTGGAGGATCTGCGGTAGTTATCAAAAAGTCCTTTGGACCAGGTTtacggttaaaaaaaaaagttacgctATGCAGTCTCAAAAGTGGACCTACACTCACATTCATTATTTACACAACCCAATGTACAAGCACAGAGAGCAAATGAGAGTTCAAAAGAAAAAGTATGTAACAAATCACAAGTAACAGTCAGACAACATAAAACAGAGGGAATTCGGATTTCATGTCCAGCAGTAAAATAAGCAAACGTCAAATCAAAAACGCCCAGCCGCAAATTAGAGAAAATATGGCtctatgttaaaaaaaaattcctggCTGtacaagaaacaaacaaaaaaacagctgtagAACACAACTGACATTGTTATTCAATCAGAGCACAGAAAACGTTAAGAAGCCAGCGAGTGTTAGGAATGTCAGCCTGAAGCCAGAGCAGTTCAAACGCAGCAGCAGCCGAAAGGCTCGCAGTGCACAGGAGCTCGAGCTGCAGCCAGTGCAAGTGCACAGCCAAACTGCAGCCATGGTGACTATCACAGTAACAAAGAGAAGAGAAAAGGAGGAAACACTCACAGAAAAGTGGGGAGAAGAAGCTGAGGCTGCAGAGAACAGTACTCACTTTGGAGCCTTAATCCCACTACCGCTGCCGGTGACCCCCCCAGAGGCCTTCCTGCCCCTGGGGAGCGGCCCCTCCTGACACGCGGCAGCGCTGCCCTCCGGAGGCCGCGAGCGGTACTGCAGCTCAGTGCCGGCACTAGTGTAGGAGAGCGACTTGCCTATGGGGGGGTGTGAaggactggtggggggggctgatggAGAAGCGGGGGCCTGCGGAGCGTCCGGGGATCCCAAGGAGCGAGTGCGACAGGAGAGAGGCGCCGGCGGCGGCGGGTCGGACAGGAGCGGGGTGCGGGAGAAGCGGGGGGGGCGAGGGTGGTGCGGTGGCTGTGCTGGCTGGTGGGAGTCCAGCAGTAAGTGCTCCCTCTcggtggagggggggctggaggcACGAGCGTAGTGCTTctggggggaagagagaagggCGACAGAGGCCTGGTGTAGCTCAGACTCACGCTGCTGAGCCGACAGGAAGGGTGAGCTATAGCCCAGCATCTGTGGGGGGGCGCTGGGCGGAGACAGCTCTGGGGCCGCGGACTCAAACTCCGGGCTCTCGGACGGAGTCAGCAGACTATCGTATGAGAGGCTCCCGTTGCGGGGCGTCTGGTTAGCCAGGCTTTTGTAGCTCGTGGAGGTGGTGCCCTCGGAGTGCAGCGTGCCCAGTGCATTGTGGGCTGTGTGGGTGGAGCGCAGGCTGGAGGAGCGCGAGGCCCCGCCCGACAGCACCATGGGGTCCGTGAAAGACGGGTAGGAGCGCCCCCCCAAGGAGTAGCCCGACATGGCAGAGCTAGGAACGCTGCTCATCCCCCCAGAGCCTCCGCCACCCCTCTCCCTGTCGCCCCGTTCCCGGTGCCCCGCCCTCCCGTCCAGACTGGGCTCCGAGCGGTAGCTGGGCTGCTGGCTCGACTGCAGGATAGACGGAGGCTCCTGCAGACTGTCCCCTCGATTCATCTGAGGGGGTTGCCAGggtgtggatgggggggggggggggggggggggggggaggaggaaagagagcatttataaaaataaaaaaaagcggAGCAGGAGGGTGGGATGAAGGAATAAGTAAGAAACGAAGAATGTTTATCTCTAAGTGAGCAgtaactcacacacacacagacacacacacagacacacacacagacacacacacagacacacacacagacacacacacagacacacacacagacacacacagatgactGGAAACGCATTTATGCATGTAATCATTGCACCAACAGCACAGGGAGGAAACACAAATACAGGAGCACAGCACAGAAAGACAAGGTGAGTTAATCCAGATCGGAGCCCAAGGTGGGACAGGGTACTGAGCGACCacatgcaggcaggcagagggcaGACAGGGCACTCAGAGGCCGCTTAGGGATGGGATAATCCTACAGCTAGTCAGTGGCTCACACACAGGTCCAAGCATGCTGTTCAAGAGGGCAGGACCTGCGGAGCTCCTCGCATGCTAATGACTGCAAAGTTTCAACCAGCAAGCCAAAGACGGCATAATGAAATACGTATTTTCACAGAAAGATCATTCTGAGGCACAGCTGcaattatatgttatatatgcaCACGCAAATACTTCTGGAATATTCATCCAGTTTATCAAGTTCTTTGAGAGCCACAGAAGGGTATTTAAGAGCCTTTGAAGGCCAGGCCATATGAGATGATTgcgtcagcagcaggaggcacAAAAGAGGCAAACAAGAGGACTTTGTCACCAGAAGGCTATTTGTTCAAGTCCCACAAGAGGAACTGCTGACATCTCACTAGAAAATATAAAAGTTTTAAATGTGGTTTAAGGCTGTTGGGGCATCAGCTGTTGGTGCCATATTCTCTGAAGACCCAGCAACAGCTGAACAGCTGCTGTTCCAAATTTACACACCAATCCCCTGCAAATCTTCATGAGCGAGTTATGATTTGTCTCGACCGAAGACCAATctatgtaataataatgaatatattttaattataagggCTGGCATGACAAAATGGTTTTAAAAGGAGGAATGGGATGTAAATGAAGCGTGGGAAAAAGACCACACaaccataaaaataaatgatcacAATTTTACCTTAATGATCAACTGATTGCCACTGATCGATcaagaaaaaggaaaataaaatgaatgaccattatggggggaaaaaaggaaaaagcaaATGTTTCTGAAATATTTATACGCGCATGCACACCTACGGCTTTCAGTTTATACAGGATTACAGGAACCTAAATAAAACATTCAGTAGGGTAAAGTTCAGATGGTATCAAACTGCCACAGTTTGAGCTGAACTTTGAATCCAATGAAGAATTTCATGCTAATAAGAGTTAACAAAACAGAAGGAACTTGCTTGCATTCATCACTCAGTACCATGTGTTTACCGAGCTCACACGACCCGGACGAACGTCATGCGTACAAGCACTTAAGTGTTCAGGTTGTCAGCTGGACATCGACACACTACCGTGTTAATACTGAACACCTCGAGCCAACCTCTTCCAGCTACTGAACTTCACTGGCCGATGGAAGAGAATCGCAGATGAAACACACACTGTAGGCCACTTAAGGAGGAATTTAACCAAACATCTCAAACCCTGGACTTCGAACCTTCAGGACAAGCAGCCAACAAGTTATGAGGCATAAGGATGATGCTGCTGCAACACAAGAAAGCTAATTAAGACGTCACCTAAGCAAGGGTGTGAGTACGAAGGACTAAGagagcgcctcctgctggttACGGAAGAGGGCAAGCGTGTCAGTGCATCAACTACAGCTGGGATTGGGTCAAATGCCTTTCACTGGAGCTAGAGTGAGTGCCGCGGTCATGCCATGGATGCAGTTAATCATGCGACAGGGGATGCGAGCCCTACCTTGCCGGAGTGCGTGAGCGCGGTGTGGTTCTTCCCCGGGCTGCTGTAGGATGGCCTGAACTTGTACATGGTGGGCGTGGGAGGGGCGTCGCCCAGGAGACTGCTCTCTGCAGGAACCAATGACCAGTCAAGGTTTAGCTGAGGCTACAGAACGAAAGGGCTGAGAGATTGGGTGGCGTGTTACAGACGGCACATTCTTACCCTCTGCGTTCCCCATGGACATCTGTCCCCTGGGGTGACCTGGGTATCTAAGCTCCGGTTTAGGAGGGGGAGGAGCCTCAGCATCAGCTGACTGGCTCTCCATCGCATCCAGGCTGCTCTTTGACTGAGTGAGAGAAGAgggtgggagagagggaggcacGAGAGACAACTCAGCACAACACGCAGAGCATGTCTCCGACTAAACGCTAGGGTCTCACGGTCCTGAAAGAGCAGGGTCGCCAGCACCTGCGGCCACAGAACACCATGGCAGCACAGAACACGATGCCAAGACGGAAACAGCACCAGCGTCTAAGGCCTACCCGGGTGCTGTGGCCGTCGACGCCATTGTTCAGCGCGAGCTTCGGCCTGAGGAACGGTGGCTGGACCACCACAGTTTGCTCCCTCCTCCACCGGCCCATGTACCTGGGAGACGGCGTTATGGGTTAAAAGATGGCGCTgcttcaaaacaaacaaacaagtgcTGAAGCTGAAAGGACAAACCTGGGCGCCTGAGAGCTACAGAGGACGTGCGAGATGTTCCTCCAGCAGCCATTAGTGAAGGGGTTCACGCCTCCCCTGAACTTGCCCGTCACCTGGAGGGGCACAGAGATTCATGCTATGATGATGGGACTGCAATGAGCTGaagcgtgtgcatgtgtgtgtgagagagagagagagagagagagagacagagtcacacagagagagagagagagagagactgtgaCTGTGTGGGTGGAGAGCTAAATGGGTCATATTTGCTGGGATTATTAGGCATTTAGGGATTAACTCTGCCCCCAGCGCAGGTGCTCAGAATACCACCATTAAAATGTGAGGGAGCACAGAAATGATGTAGTCTCTTAAACTGCCGATTAGGAGCATGACGTTAACTTCTGGAGGTGATAATTAAGCTCAATCAGTAAAAAACGAGCAGCATTTTCATTGCCTTTCTGTTGCACTTCACGACAGTTTACAGGAAAGAGTTCAAGCTGCACCACAGTctcaaaacattttcttttaatttcataGAATCGTTTTCAGTCATTTTTGATAGGCAATTTACCTAGTTACCCAACCATTGAGGTCAATGCGTAACTAAAACAATGAAGGAGCTCACTAATTACTGAGTCCGTGATGTCACTGAGACCTACCTGCTCGTTAGTAGTTCGTCCCCGGGCCACAAGTACTATGTGGAAGCCAGTAAGGCCTGCTACTGGGATGAAGAAGAGACCGGCGACACACATGACAGCCATGCTGGAAGAAGCTAGATAAGGAAATGAAATCTGACAGGAAATTGCGCTTTGTCATTCGTGCGAGTACCGGTATTTTGGAATGCTGCTTCCTGCATATCCCATTTTACTACCCTTTGAAAGACTCACAAACATAAACACTGTTGAGAGAGAGAAGCTTGAGGCAGGATCAGGCCAATTATCCCCCGGAGTGTTtaatgtgactgttctgccgatGCTCTAACCGGTGACGTTTAGATTACAGGCACAGATGCTTTTACCCAATGAACCATACATCGCCTCCCTCAccgacaaacacacacaggaggGGTAAGAGACAAGAGACAAGCAACGCTGGAGATTAACTGGCCCGGGGCGGAAAAGCCATGAGGATACGTGACAGCGGAGTGCACGTGGTCCAGCTGTTTCGTGTGGTACAGGATGAAGAGCAGGCCGAAGCCAAAGACGGCCATGATGTGGGCGGTCAGGGAGAGCAGGAACAAGAAGAAGTAGCGGTAATTCCGCCTCCCGATGCAGTTGTTGACCCAGGGGCAGTGATGGTCGAAGTCCTGTGGGGAAAAGCCTCAGTCAGATAGAAAACCACCAGATGGAGGCATGAAAACATGTACGACACAGAACAAAGATCCTTCTACAGAAGGTAAGATTTCTCCATCCGGGACACTGGTAAAGCAGAAGGACGGCCAAAATAGCCCACACTGGAGGGAATTCAGAAAGTTCAATCACATTTCTGCATGTAAAAAGACTCATTTCACATCTCCTGTAGAGAGTTCCTTGCAGCCAGTTGAGA contains the following coding sequences:
- the LOC111854345 gene encoding palmitoyltransferase ZDHHC5-A-like isoform X2 encodes the protein MPSVDKSGGAGGPSSSPKSSLSRPLRPSRYVPVAAATAFLVGATTLFFCFTCPWLSEQFSVAIPLYNGVIFLFVLANFCMATFMDPGIFPRAEEDEDKEDDFRAPLYKTVEIRGIQVRMKWCSTCRFYRPPRCSHCSVCDNCVEDFDHHCPWVNNCIGRRNYRYFFLFLLSLTAHIMAVFGFGLLFILYHTKQLDHVHSAVTMAVMCVAGLFFIPVAGLTGFHIVLVARGRTTNEQVTGKFRGGVNPFTNGCWRNISHVLCSSQAPRYMGRWRREQTVVVQPPFLRPKLALNNGVDGHSTRSKSSLDAMESQSADAEAPPPPKPELRYPGHPRGQMSMGNAEESSLLGDAPPTPTMYKFRPSYSSPGKNHTALTHSGKMNRGDSLQEPPSILQSSQQPSYRSEPSLDGRAGHRERGDRERGGGGSGGMSSVPSSAMSGYSLGGRSYPSFTDPMVLSGGASRSSSLRSTHTAHNALGTLHSEGTTSTSYKSLANQTPRNGSLSYDSLLTPSESPEFESAAPELSPPSAPPQMLGYSSPFLSAQQRESELHQASVALLSSPQKHYARASSPPSTEREHLLLDSHQPAQPPHHPRPPRFSRTPLLSDPPPPAPLSCRTRSLGSPDAPQAPASPSAPPTSPSHPPIGKSLSYTSAGTELQYRSRPPEGSAAACQEGPLPRGRKASGGVTGSGSGIKAPKDEIQMKSFSRSNGHPRSAHPHLPPPPPPSHSISSSGRPGPANHSASPPLSPTHKQGGGVKKVTGVGGTTYEISV
- the LOC111854345 gene encoding palmitoyltransferase ZDHHC5-A-like isoform X1, coding for MMPSVDKSGGAGGPSSSPKSSLSRPLRPSRYVPVAAATAFLVGATTLFFCFTCPWLSEQFSVAIPLYNGVIFLFVLANFCMATFMDPGIFPRAEEDEDKEDDFRAPLYKTVEIRGIQVRMKWCSTCRFYRPPRCSHCSVCDNCVEDFDHHCPWVNNCIGRRNYRYFFLFLLSLTAHIMAVFGFGLLFILYHTKQLDHVHSAVTMAVMCVAGLFFIPVAGLTGFHIVLVARGRTTNEQVTGKFRGGVNPFTNGCWRNISHVLCSSQAPRYMGRWRREQTVVVQPPFLRPKLALNNGVDGHSTRSKSSLDAMESQSADAEAPPPPKPELRYPGHPRGQMSMGNAEESSLLGDAPPTPTMYKFRPSYSSPGKNHTALTHSGKMNRGDSLQEPPSILQSSQQPSYRSEPSLDGRAGHRERGDRERGGGGSGGMSSVPSSAMSGYSLGGRSYPSFTDPMVLSGGASRSSSLRSTHTAHNALGTLHSEGTTSTSYKSLANQTPRNGSLSYDSLLTPSESPEFESAAPELSPPSAPPQMLGYSSPFLSAQQRESELHQASVALLSSPQKHYARASSPPSTEREHLLLDSHQPAQPPHHPRPPRFSRTPLLSDPPPPAPLSCRTRSLGSPDAPQAPASPSAPPTSPSHPPIGKSLSYTSAGTELQYRSRPPEGSAAACQEGPLPRGRKASGGVTGSGSGIKAPKDEIQMKSFSRSNGHPRSAHPHLPPPPPPSHSISSSGRPGPANHSASPPLSPTHKQGGGVKKVTGVGGTTYEISV
- the LOC111854345 gene encoding palmitoyltransferase ZDHHC5-A-like isoform X3, translating into MMPSVDKSGGAGGPSSSPKSSLSRPLRPSRYVPVAAATAFLVGATTLFFCFTCPWLSEQFSVAIPLYNGVIFLFVLANFCMATFMDPGIFPRAEEDEDKEDDFRAPLYKTVEIRGIQVRMKWCSTCRFYRPPRCSHCSVCDNCVEDFDHHCPWVNNCIGRRNYRYFFLFLLSLTAHIMAVFGFGLLFILYHTKQLDHVHSAVTMAVMCVAGLFFIPVAGLTGFHIVLVARGRTTNEQVTGKFRGGVNPFTNGCWRNISHVLCSSQAPRYMGRWRREQTVVVQPPFLRPKLALNNGVDGHSTRSKSSLDAMESQSADAEAPPPPKPELRYPGHPRGQMSMGNAEESSLLGDAPPTPTMYKFRPSYSSPGKNHTALTHSGKMNRGDSLQEPPSILQSSQQPSYRSEPSLDGRAGHRERGDRERGGGGSGGMSSVPSSAMSGYSLGGRSYPSFTDPMVLSGGASRSSSLRSTHTAHNALGTLHSEGTTSTSYKSLANQTPRNGSLSYDSLLTPSESPEFESAAPELSPPSAPPQMLGYSSPFLSAQQRESELHQASVALLSSPQKHYARASSPPSTEREHLLLDSHQPAQPPHHPRPPRFSRTPLLSDPPPPAPLSCRTRSLGSPDAPQAPASPSAPPTSPSHPPIGKSLSYTSAGTELQYRSRPPEGSAAACQEGPLPRGRKASGGVTGSGSGIKAPK